The Magnolia sinica isolate HGM2019 chromosome 3, MsV1, whole genome shotgun sequence genome includes the window AAAGACGAGGAGTACAAGTTGGAGAAGTTCAAGGAAGGGCTGAAGCCTGGGATATAATTCCGCCTGTGCACTAAGGATTTTACAGACTTCCCAGAACTGGTGGATAAGGTGATGTGGGTGGAAAAGGATTTTGAGCGTGTCATTCGCTCCCGCCTTCCTGCAGAGACGCCCCTATTAGGCCGAGGCAGGCACCTCCTGCTCCACCCATCCCTACAGGGAGATCCAGACCGTTATTTGCACGAGCGCCACCTCTGTCTCCTGGCGGAGGCTTTGGTTAATGTGGAAAGACGAACCACAACACCCAGAATTGCTTCTAGAGGATGCAAAATCTGAGTATTCCGCCCCGGATGAACCGACCACTGCATAACTAGGCAGTAGCAAGGGCAGCACCCAGGCCTCAGCAGCCCAAACAGGGGCCCCAAGCTTAGCAGAGAGTTCCCCAGGCCAGAGTATACGCCGTTACTGCTACAGAAGCAGAGCATGACCCCTTGTGGACCATCCACGATACTGCCCACATTAACGGTACCCCTACATTTACTTTACTCGGTTATGGTGCAACTCTATCCTTTATTGATTCTACCGTTGCATCTAGACTAGCATTGAATACCACTAGGACGCATGTTCCCTTAGTTGTAACATCCCCTATGGGAAAGTTTGTGGAAACCAATAAGGTATGTAGAGCATGTCCTATCATGCTCACAAATCGCAAGGTTGCTATGGACCCAGTAGTCATGCCTGTCAGGTAATTTGATGTCATCCTTGGGATGGACTGGATCATGTTGGTGCATGCAGTCATGGATTGTCGCGACAAAATGGTGACTATATCCATCCCAGGGCAGGCCTCTTTCACTTAGAAAGGGAGGGGCAGATGCCGAGAATTTGAGAGCTTGCAGGCTCTAGAGGAAGCTGAGTCAGTGGAAGTCACCATCAGACAGATACCAGTAGTCCGAGATTTCCTCGAAGTATTCAAGAAATACTAAGGCTACCCCCTAAAAGGGCGATAGACTTCTGCATTGACCTCAAGCTAGGGACTGCTCCTATATCACTGCCTCCGTTTTGCATATCTCCTTGcgagatggaggagttgaggggTCAGATTAATGAGCTACTAGCTCAGGGCTTTATCCGTCCTAGCATTTCTCCTTGGAGAGCACCGGTCctctttgtcaagaagaaggacgGGTCAATGTGTCTCTGTATAGACTATAGGAGACTAAACGATGTGataattaagaacaaatatcccgTACCGCgtatcgatgatctatttgatcagttgaaggatgCCAAGTAATTCTCTAAAATAGACATGTGCTCAGGATATCACCAGTTGAGGATCCGAGatgaggacatcccaaagacggcctttaggactcgttatgggcactacgagttcctggtgATATCCTTCGGTCTCACAAATGCTCCTGCAGTTTACATAGACCTGGTGAATTGAGTATTTACGCCATACCTGGACCGGATCGTGATCATATTTATCGACGATATCCTGGTCTATTcaaagagtcgggaagagcatgagcAACACTTGCGCATGGTCTTGGACACTATAAAGGAGAATCGGCTATACGCCAAGTTGAGAAAGTGTGAATTTTGGGAGGAGGAAGTAAAATTCTTGGGACATGTAGTAAGGGCAAAGGGAATAGCGGTCGATCTAGCTAAGGTGGAAGCAATATCTAAGTGGGAGCAGCCCACTACAGTGACCGAAGTTTGGAGCTTCCTAGGCATGGCTGGGTACTACTAACGCTTTATTAAGGAGTTCTCCAGAATCGCGTGACCGCTCACTCAATTGACAAAGAAGAACGCCCAattcaaatgggacaagaatgcAGAAGCAGCGTTCCAGGAGTTGAAAATGAGATTAACTTCTGCGCTGGTGCTCACTCTCCCATAAGAAGGGGAGAAGTTTGTAGTGTATAGCGATGCCGAGAAGTTAGCCCTCAGCTACGTTCTGATGCAGAACGACAAAGTGATCACTTACGCCTCTCGCCAACTGAAGAAACACAAGGAGAATTACCCGACCCATGaactggaattggcagctgtgtTTTTTTACCTTAAATATATGGAGGCATTACTTGTATGGAGAGGATTTTCAGTTATTCTATGATCATAAGAGCCTGAAGTACATATTTACGCAGAAGGACTTGAACATGTGCTATCGTCAGTGGATGGAGACTCTTAAAGATTTCCACTTTGATATCTCATACCACCCTAGCAAGATAAACTCTGTAGCCAATGCTCTAAGTCGGAAGAAGAAGCATGAGCTGGTGACCACTCTGATGATCAAGGAGTGAGAGATTATGGAATTCGTATAGGACTTTGATATTTAGCTCACCCTTGACGAACCGATGCCTACCTGGCTCTGTTAACTGCACAGCCAACCCTGGTCCAACACGTGATCTTCGCATAAGACCAAGATGAATGACttgtcaagatgaaagaaaggtgTAAGAATGAAGAGATGCCCGACTGGAGGGCTGGTAGTGATGGCGGTCTTCAGTATCAGGGGCGAGTGTGCATTTCAAATGAAGCCAAAATAAGGAAGGGAGTGATGGTAGAAGCCCACCATTCCAAATTAGCTATCTACCCAGGAAGCACTAAGATGTACAACGATGTTAAACGGCAGTACTGGTGGAGCAATATGAAGAGGGACATCGCCGAATTTGTGGCGAAATGCATGGTGTGCCAGAagatcaaggccaatcatcgcAAGCCTACTAGCCTCCTTCAGCTGCTACCTTTAGCCAAATGGAAATGGGACAACATTTCTATGGATTCCATATTAGGTCTTCCTAGAACGTAGAGGAAACACGACTCGATCTGGGTCATTGTCGACAGGTTGACAAAGGCCGCCAGATTCCTCCCGATCCGCATGACAAACTCTATTGATAATTTGGCAAAGTTATACATCCAAGAAGTCATGCGATCCTACGGGGTTCTGCGAGAAATCATATCGGATTGAGACTCCAGGTTTACTTCTACCTTTTGGAAGAGATTGTAAGAAGAGATGGGTACGGAAAGTTCAATATGACATTTCAACCTCAGACAGACGGGCAAACTGAAGGGGTGAACCAAATCTTAGAAGATATGCTGAGAGCATGCGTCCTGGACTTTTAGGGCAACTGGGATGATCACCTAGCACTGACAGAATCTGCATACAATAATAGTTACCAGTCCAACATAGGCATGACACTTTATGAGGCTCTTTTTGATCGCCCTTACTGGGCCCCTCGATGCTGGGCAGAAATTAGAGAAAAAAGCTTGTTAGGTCCCGAGTTGGTTCAGGCTACTACTCAGGTCATTAACGTGGTCAGAAAATGTTTGCATACcgcccagagcagacagaagagctatgcggaCAATCAACGTCATGACTAGAAATCGCAGCTGgcgaccatgtattcctgaaggtgtCACCCATGCAGGGTCTGATGAGGTTCGGACAGAAAGGGAAGCAAGCACCAcgtttcattggaccttttgaggtTTTGGATCGCGTGGGAGCTGTAGCATATCGCCTTGCACTACCTACTGCATTGGCCGGTATTCACAACATCTTTCAAATATCCATGCTGAAGAAGTATACACCAAACGAGTTGCATGTAGTTAGCTGGGAGCAGATCAAGCTAACAGATAACGCCTCTTACCCCGAGGAACCAATTCATATCTTGGACCACAAGGAGCAGGTCTTACGGACAAAGACTATACCTTTGGTCAAGGTCCTTTGGTAACATCATGGAGAAGAGGAGGCAACTTGGGAACGAGAAGCAGAAGTTATGGAGAAATACCCTCTCTTATTCGGCAGCACACCTTAggtaattttgaggacaaaattttcttttaggggggtagattgtaacgccccatACCTTTGGTATGTGTGCGTTACCCTTTAAATACGACATTAGTGAAAGTTGGCTAATAACTTAAGTAAGCCATGTGCAGGATGGGACCTGCCTTCAATACTAGTGCCACCCACCATGACCCCTGGAGACTCAAGCTTCACTTCCCACCTGCCAAGGAGGTAAGCATGATCGAATGACTTAAGTACAATTACTTACTAGGGCAACTAGCGATAACAATGTCCTGACAACTCAATCCGTGAAGGTCAGCAGGTAGCCAACGAAGCACCTCCGTGTTATAAAAACATaattaaccattgaaaactggTACCAAGCCCACTCGATCGACAGAATGCACCATATGGGCCAATAATGACCCAAAGAAGTGTGTAccagcccacctgggcctcaccatCAGCCCAAAGTGGGCCATAATCTCTGTGTGGTGTCCCCAATGTGAAGGGACGACGTGAATTTTCCCTCATACATCCAGTGGGGCCTGCACATGGTGCACATGCACCTCACCTACTTGTGCACGACGTGCATCGGTCAACCCAAGCAGTCAAGAGGGCGCTGACCCGACCACATCCCGAAAAAGGGAGGAAATTCTCCTGCTGCGCCGTGGCTGTATGAATGAGTGTCCACCCTCacaagatgtggcccacctctagCCACCACCTgcgaaatctggaccgtccatcgacCTTGCACCATCAGGATGACCATACCGTCATTAGTCTACCCAGCCATGCGGCCACTCACGTGTGCGAAATGAGGACGGCAATGCATGGATTACTATGgacatgttgtggtccacctagagTCGTCCTCTAGCAAATCTGAACCGTTTATCAGACAAGAGAGGTCCGGATGACCAAGACCAACACGTTCAAACCATTTCATGCACTCGTGCATGAAAACGTTCAGTGGGTGGACGACTGCTTTCCTCTAAAAAATAAGACCGTTGAGGAGCCCTCCACGTCAGTGATCCGTGTCCCACGCTCTCCGTCGATCTCATCCTTCCTTTGGGAAGAAATCGACCCATTCCATTCATTGCCTGAAAAGAGCAGGCAGTTGCTTGTAATGTCGATTGGCGTGGGAGACCATTCCTGTTCTAGAAACTTGCATCTGGCTTAATCCAAGCCTTTCATCGGCCACGTGGGATAATCCCCACCACCCCCTAATGGGGCTGCATTCGCTCACCCGCCAGGAAGCTTCTTGTCTCATGAGAATTTCACTGGAGGTGGAATGTATCCCTGTAGATGAATCTGTGGCTATAACTAGTTACCCAGATGGGCCCCGCCGTGATCTTAGGTATCATCTGATCTGTTCAAATGGCCCGGATCACATAAATACTTCATAGGCAACAATTCGCCATTGGTGGCTGCCTCGTCTCCCCCGTCAAGCCATAAACCCATCATCATAAATTGGGCCCCACAATGGCTAACAAGTTGCTTTTCCTATGGGTCCCAGCATTAGGAACCCATCCTAGTAgcggatgggtcccatgcatgccaAAAACCCATGATAAGTGGGTGCATCCGACCCTTTAATTGTGGTC containing:
- the LOC131238925 gene encoding uncharacterized protein LOC131238925 — translated: MKERCKNEEMPDWRAGSDGGLQYQGRVCISNEAKIRKGVMVEAHHSKLAIYPGSTKMYNDVKRQYWWSNMKRDIAEFVAKCMGNWDDHLALTESAYNNSYQSNIGMTLYEALFDRPYWAPRCWAEIREKSLLGPELVQATTQGLMRFGQKGKQAPRFIGPFEVLDRVGAVAYRLALPTALAGIHNIFQISMLKKYTPNELHVVSWEQIKLTDNASYPEEPIHILDHKEQVLRTKTIPLVKVLW